In Ascaphus truei isolate aAscTru1 chromosome 5, aAscTru1.hap1, whole genome shotgun sequence, one genomic interval encodes:
- the CAV2 gene encoding caveolin-2: protein MGLEKEKSDARIFMDEDEFNRSSVPMLSEKTYDNHPDRDPHKLNSHLKLGFEDVIGEPDTTHSFDKVWIFSTALFEITKYLIYKVLTLILAIPLAFILGLVFAILSCLHIWIVMPFVKTCVMVLPSVQAIWKGMTESLIGPLFASMARCFSTVSVRLDQN from the exons ATGGGCTTAGAGAAAGAGAAATCAGACGCTCGGATCTTCATGGACGAAGACGAGTTCAATCGTTCCTCTGTCCCCATGTTATCAGAGAAGACCTATGACAATCACCCAGACCGAGACCCCCACAAGTTGAATAGTCATCTGAAG TTAGGCTTTGAGGATGTGATAGGGGAGCCTGATACAACTCACAGCTTTGATAAAGTGTGGATTTTCAGCACAGCTCTGTTCGAGATCACTAAATACCTGATCTACAAGGTACTCACCTTGATCCTTGCCATCCCCCTGGCCTTTATTTTAGGGCTTGTGTTCGCCATTCTCAGCTGCCTTCACATTTG GATTGTGATGCCTTTTGTGAAAACCTGTGTAATGGTTTTGCCATCTGTACAAGCAATATGGAAAGGCATGACAGAAAGCCTAATTGGCCCTTTATTTGCAAGCATGGCACGGTGTTTCTCAACTGTTAGTGTGCGGCTGGACCAGAATTAG